A stretch of the Leptospirillum ferriphilum genome encodes the following:
- a CDS encoding glycosyltransferase has translation MEVEGFGLPVFEALACKVPVIASRIPPVEEVAGRWSFFRWGTPKV, from the coding sequence ATCGAAGTTGAAGGGTTCGGTCTGCCAGTTTTTGAAGCCCTGGCCTGTAAAGTCCCCGTGATCGCTTCCCGGATTCCGCCGGTGGAAGAGGTTGCGGGGAGATGGTCCTTTTTCCGGTGGGGGACCCCTAAAGTTTGA
- a CDS encoding coiled-coil domain-containing protein: METVFFDTHAFIRKLESSGVSPVQAEAHADALVEAFRGGVATKADLKEGENALRADMQKMETGIRSDMQKMEADIRTDMQKMEAGIRGDMQKMETGIRTDMQKMETGIRTDMQKMETGIRGDMQKMESSLKGEFNSLLRWMITLVVALFAAQSALFLKLVHG; the protein is encoded by the coding sequence GTGGAAACCGTGTTTTTCGATACGCATGCCTTTATTCGAAAACTGGAATCTTCCGGTGTTTCGCCCGTTCAGGCGGAGGCCCATGCCGATGCTCTGGTTGAAGCGTTTCGCGGGGGTGTCGCGACCAAGGCCGACCTGAAGGAAGGGGAGAATGCGCTTCGTGCGGACATGCAGAAGATGGAAACCGGGATCCGCAGCGACATGCAAAAGATGGAGGCCGATATCCGCACCGACATGCAAAAGATGGAGGCCGGGATCCGCGGCGACATGCAAAAGATGGAGACCGGGATCCGCACCGACATGCAAAAGATGGAGACCGGGATCCGCACCGACATGCAAAAGATGGAGACCGGGATTCGCGGCGACATGCAAAAGATGGAAAGTTCGCTCAAGGGAGAATTCAATAGCCTTCTCCGGTGGATGATCACCTTGGTCGTTGCCCTGTTTGCGGCCCAGTCCGCTCTTTTCCTGAAACTGGTCCACGGATAA
- a CDS encoding ImmA/IrrE family metallo-endopeptidase, protein MSNNIRAIRSEADYRAALARIDALMDAEPGTPESEELDVLVDLVELYEEKHVPMGYPSVLAGIRFRMEQEGLSARDLIPLIGSRSKVSEVLSGKRPLTMQMARALHAGLGIPADVLLQQPGGEIGSALEGIVWERFPLEEMAKRGWIKNRPNLLDHAEEIMRDLIDRAGGEYAVPAVLYRKNDHARINAKTDPYALKAWCWEVLARANARQLPVSYKRGTVNPDFLRDVARLSWSEDGPRLAQEFLAKHGIHLVCLKHLPRTHLDGAALQLADGTPVVGLTLRYDRLDNFWFCLLHELAHVGRHLGNTKDDSFVDDLSLRDVKIVHRDRREDEADEWAENGLIPEEVWETSRVKDKPSPLAVMALAQRLDIHPAIVAGRVRYATGNFRLLSHFVGTGAVRQQLLEGDD, encoded by the coding sequence ATGAGCAACAACATTCGTGCGATTCGGAGCGAGGCCGACTATCGGGCCGCCCTTGCGCGCATCGACGCGCTCATGGATGCCGAGCCCGGTACGCCAGAGAGCGAGGAACTCGATGTCCTGGTGGACTTGGTTGAACTCTACGAAGAGAAGCACGTGCCGATGGGTTATCCATCGGTACTGGCCGGTATTCGGTTTCGGATGGAACAGGAAGGGCTTTCGGCGCGTGATCTCATTCCGCTGATCGGTAGCCGTTCAAAAGTATCAGAGGTGCTGTCTGGCAAGCGACCACTGACCATGCAAATGGCGCGGGCGTTGCACGCCGGTCTCGGCATTCCGGCCGACGTTCTGCTGCAACAGCCCGGTGGCGAGATTGGTTCGGCGCTGGAAGGGATCGTATGGGAACGGTTTCCGCTGGAGGAGATGGCCAAACGCGGCTGGATCAAGAACCGGCCCAATCTGCTTGACCATGCCGAAGAAATCATGCGCGATCTCATCGACCGCGCTGGCGGAGAATACGCGGTTCCGGCAGTCCTGTATCGAAAAAACGATCACGCCCGCATCAATGCCAAGACCGATCCTTATGCACTGAAAGCGTGGTGCTGGGAGGTTCTGGCGCGGGCCAACGCCCGGCAACTGCCTGTTTCATACAAACGGGGAACCGTCAATCCGGATTTCCTGCGCGATGTGGCGAGACTGAGCTGGTCGGAGGACGGACCCCGGTTGGCTCAGGAGTTTTTGGCTAAACATGGCATTCATCTGGTGTGTTTAAAGCATCTGCCGCGAACTCATCTCGACGGGGCTGCACTTCAGCTTGCCGACGGGACACCGGTGGTCGGCCTAACCCTTCGCTATGACCGTCTGGACAATTTCTGGTTTTGCCTGCTGCACGAACTTGCCCATGTCGGACGCCACTTGGGCAATACCAAGGACGACTCCTTTGTGGACGATCTCAGCCTGAGAGACGTTAAAATTGTCCATCGCGACCGCAGAGAAGACGAAGCGGACGAGTGGGCGGAGAACGGACTGATTCCCGAAGAGGTCTGGGAGACCAGTCGGGTAAAAGACAAGCCGTCGCCGCTTGCGGTGATGGCGCTAGCTCAGCGTCTGGACATTCATCCGGCGATCGTCGCGGGACGAGTCCGGTATGCAACCGGAAATTTCCGGTTGCTCTCCCATTTCGTCGGAACGGGGGCAGTGCGGCAGCAATTGCTCGAAGGAGACGATTAA
- a CDS encoding DnaJ domain-containing protein, which produces MTYYETLGVKRTATIDEIKRAYRTTAKKWHPDLNKSPSARKKFLEIQEAYEVLSDSVRKENYDQILRMEESDSSSRDRVTWNDIEEEILRRTFSSQRKSSHPDSFSRWDAGRSDDNRRNYYFDKDFGQLVTKEFLASVSPFRILNIPEGLTPFFEKWVREANPSETVDRYIDRTGDAPEVLKDYFRLARGSETIEEFMERWIPVASRKRSPDKKDDRNEWSQKTGSDIDNETRNYLDYWMSVRKSSMLQTFLGIFLSLQVVWIINGLDRPDVPHAFAGALMYSGGFLLAGLVRGMVFRSIPGNKWAFMAFVIAFLLVRDMVLLKPYPLIVFQKALLESIALTIYGLVVFENNRVTKIAGGLREEHSA; this is translated from the coding sequence ATGACCTATTACGAAACGCTTGGAGTTAAAAGAACGGCAACCATCGATGAAATAAAAAGAGCTTACCGCACCACGGCCAAGAAGTGGCACCCGGATCTGAATAAGTCCCCTTCTGCAAGAAAGAAGTTTCTTGAGATCCAGGAAGCCTACGAAGTTTTGAGTGATTCCGTACGAAAAGAGAACTACGATCAAATTCTTCGGATGGAAGAATCCGATTCATCCAGTCGGGATCGCGTCACCTGGAACGACATCGAGGAGGAGATTCTTCGACGGACTTTTTCGTCTCAGCGAAAGAGTTCTCATCCGGATTCCTTTTCCCGATGGGACGCAGGAAGATCGGATGATAATCGCCGGAATTATTATTTCGACAAGGATTTTGGTCAGCTTGTCACGAAGGAATTTCTCGCGTCAGTGTCTCCTTTTCGGATTCTGAATATTCCGGAGGGGTTGACTCCGTTTTTTGAAAAATGGGTTCGGGAGGCGAATCCATCGGAGACGGTTGATCGGTATATCGATCGGACGGGCGACGCCCCGGAGGTCCTCAAGGACTATTTCCGGCTCGCGCGGGGGTCCGAAACGATCGAGGAATTTATGGAGAGATGGATTCCTGTCGCAAGCCGGAAGCGTTCTCCGGATAAAAAAGACGACCGGAACGAATGGTCGCAGAAGACCGGATCGGATATCGACAATGAAACTCGTAACTATCTTGATTACTGGATGTCCGTCCGTAAAAGCAGTATGTTGCAGACCTTCCTGGGGATATTTCTTTCCCTGCAAGTTGTCTGGATTATCAATGGACTCGACCGTCCGGATGTCCCTCACGCATTTGCGGGGGCTTTGATGTATAGCGGAGGATTTCTTCTCGCCGGGCTGGTCAGAGGGATGGTCTTTCGCTCCATCCCTGGGAATAAATGGGCTTTCATGGCGTTTGTCATTGCTTTCTTGCTCGTCCGGGATATGGTTCTCCTGAAGCCTTATCCCCTCATTGTTTTTCAGAAGGCACTGCTGGAATCCATCGCGCTTACTATTTACGGACTTGTGGTGTTCGAAAACAACCGTGTTACCAAGATTGCTGGAGGTCTTCGTGAAGAGCATTCTGCTTAA
- a CDS encoding ATP-binding protein → MFLEQFKPPVLLDEVQYVPQMFPEIKRYVDEQKRQRLETGRPVPVLFRMTGSNLLLMDKNVKESLAGRVSYFHLNTLTVHEIKKAFADTDLADILFQGGWPELYIDRSLSTVAYLNDYIRSYIEKDIVLSAGVQKQEAFGIVLGLLAARTGMLMDYANMARDSGIQGVTVKEWISILERTGLVQYLKPYASNLNKRLTKSPKLYFMDTGLAVRLQGWQERTPLLTSPQAGALFETLVFSEILKFIQNYGKDWHIHLWRTKEGEEIDFLTVTDSGDTIALDAKMSLQATQAGRLPESFKKLFPHVSQIVLVTFGGHRIRLSLSQNCTIS, encoded by the coding sequence CTGTTTCTGGAGCAGTTCAAGCCACCCGTTCTTCTTGATGAAGTCCAGTATGTTCCCCAGATGTTTCCGGAAATCAAACGGTACGTCGACGAACAAAAGAGGCAGCGCCTCGAGACCGGCCGACCGGTCCCCGTCCTGTTCCGGATGACAGGTTCGAATCTGCTGTTGATGGATAAAAACGTCAAGGAAAGCCTGGCGGGACGGGTCAGTTATTTCCATCTGAACACACTCACCGTCCACGAGATAAAAAAAGCGTTCGCCGACACCGACCTGGCGGACATTCTTTTTCAGGGAGGGTGGCCGGAACTTTACATCGACAGATCCTTGTCGACCGTTGCCTATCTCAACGACTACATTCGAAGTTATATCGAAAAAGACATTGTTTTAAGCGCCGGCGTACAAAAGCAGGAAGCCTTCGGGATCGTGCTCGGTCTGTTGGCCGCGCGAACAGGCATGTTGATGGATTATGCCAATATGGCCCGGGACAGCGGAATTCAGGGGGTGACCGTCAAGGAGTGGATCAGTATTCTTGAGCGAACGGGGTTGGTCCAATACCTGAAGCCTTACGCAAGCAATCTCAACAAGCGATTGACGAAAAGCCCCAAACTTTATTTCATGGACACGGGACTTGCGGTTCGCTTGCAGGGTTGGCAGGAGCGTACACCGCTGTTGACGAGCCCCCAGGCAGGGGCATTGTTCGAAACACTGGTGTTTTCGGAAATCCTGAAATTCATTCAGAATTACGGGAAAGACTGGCATATCCATTTATGGCGCACCAAAGAGGGCGAGGAAATCGATTTCCTGACCGTCACGGATTCTGGCGACACCATCGCACTGGATGCCAAGATGAGCCTGCAGGCGACACAGGCGGGCAGACTCCCTGAAAGCTTTAAAAAGCTCTTCCCTCACGTGAGCCAGATCGTACTGGTGACGTTCGGTGGACACCGGATCCGGCTCTCCCTGTCGCAGAATTGCACGATTTCCTGA
- a CDS encoding helix-turn-helix domain-containing protein: protein MKTKILPLGNIDHEPVRIHSTGELGAVLKDRRKKQKMTQSDLSALAGTGVRYIVDLENGKPTARIGPALKLIEWLGLEVTLREKRID from the coding sequence GTGAAAACAAAAATATTACCGCTCGGGAATATCGATCACGAGCCGGTTCGGATTCATTCGACCGGGGAGCTGGGGGCCGTCCTGAAAGACAGACGGAAGAAACAGAAGATGACGCAGTCCGATCTGTCCGCTCTCGCCGGGACGGGTGTCCGTTACATTGTGGATCTGGAGAACGGGAAACCAACCGCGAGAATCGGTCCGGCCCTCAAACTCATCGAATGGCTCGGACTCGAGGTCACTCTCCGGGAGAAGAGAATTGACTAA
- a CDS encoding transposase, whose product MRNEQSLSHTRWECTYHIVWVVWVPKYRRKTLYGWIRQELGDVLHDLAWQIR is encoded by the coding sequence ATGAGAAACGAGCAAAGTTTAAGTCACACGAGATGGGAATGCACGTATCATATCGTGTGGGTCGTGTGGGTTCCAAAATACCGGCGGAAGACACTTTACGGGTGGATTCGGCAAGAACTGGGAGATGTGTTGCACGATCTGGCCTGGCAAATTCGATAG
- a CDS encoding type II toxin-antitoxin system PemK/MazF family toxin — MHSEFCPGDIVLVEVFFTNHSGFKLRPAIVVSSLQYNIHRSDIVVMPITGQKGSTSQNGAHFGDIVLGKSEGTGLNGPIIVKPVPLTIQKGRIGKKMGSCHKADLSYVLEHLTGNILAQDPQKFRRGALH; from the coding sequence ATGCATTCGGAATTCTGTCCAGGGGACATCGTGCTTGTCGAGGTTTTTTTCACGAATCATTCCGGGTTCAAGTTGCGCCCGGCGATTGTCGTTTCCTCCCTGCAATACAACATACATCGTTCCGACATCGTCGTCATGCCAATTACAGGTCAGAAGGGTTCAACATCTCAGAACGGGGCACATTTTGGGGACATTGTTCTTGGAAAATCGGAGGGAACAGGGCTCAATGGACCGATCATCGTAAAACCTGTTCCTTTGACGATTCAGAAAGGGAGGATCGGAAAAAAAATGGGAAGCTGCCATAAAGCGGACCTGTCGTATGTTCTGGAACATCTGACCGGAAACATTCTGGCACAAGACCCGCAGAAGTTTCGTCGAGGGGCTCTTCATTAA
- a CDS encoding IPT/TIG domain-containing protein: MGTPVVSSIAPNNGAATGGTIVTITGTGLTGAIAVGFGSMNATSLAVSSDTQVIAISPPGSGTVNVTVVGPGGQSPPNPAAQFAYTAVTGSSFGPYYSDPALTGQVVGSLVSALQNSTSPAARQAQAILMRRLALQGDVVGARVPPPRNITEIGGYLNMLATLKDSATREQALAGILGVAGASPELGWEEAEPPFAMVSVINDRPPGPAQASLPITVLVRSDFAGPLQAAMLTLHLKGATLPMVGPTAIMLPPGIPGAILPDDLLPYLGRILMLAPAAALVNPATDPLAFVRITGTGNPFVVAAGAINPATSPVTPENYDALQCNVVSCTTIPLSNASFVPLASTLATAGFYQVSPPPQPTNNLDISWTRFTNVTGLVIGQTKLGDELALLYDPGEIACSVFASMQNAVWNGTTFA, encoded by the coding sequence ATGGGCACACCAGTCGTTTCGAGCATAGCCCCGAACAACGGTGCGGCAACGGGTGGCACCATCGTGACCATCACCGGTACTGGCCTGACGGGAGCTATTGCGGTGGGTTTTGGCAGCATGAACGCTACCAGTCTCGCGGTCAGCAGCGATACGCAGGTCATCGCGATCAGCCCGCCGGGCAGCGGCACCGTCAATGTGACGGTAGTCGGACCTGGCGGGCAATCCCCGCCTAATCCGGCAGCGCAGTTCGCTTATACCGCGGTCACCGGCTCATCCTTTGGCCCCTACTACTCGGACCCGGCGCTCACTGGTCAGGTTGTCGGCAGCCTCGTCTCCGCTCTTCAGAATTCCACTTCCCCGGCCGCCCGCCAGGCCCAGGCGATATTGATGCGGCGGCTCGCTCTGCAGGGCGATGTGGTGGGAGCTCGCGTTCCGCCACCTCGCAACATCACGGAGATCGGCGGTTACCTGAACATGCTTGCAACCTTGAAAGATAGCGCCACACGGGAGCAGGCGCTTGCCGGTATTTTGGGCGTAGCGGGAGCATCGCCTGAACTGGGATGGGAGGAAGCCGAACCACCTTTCGCAATGGTCAGCGTGATCAATGACCGGCCTCCGGGGCCGGCTCAGGCAAGTTTACCGATCACCGTACTTGTGCGGAGCGACTTCGCCGGACCTTTGCAAGCGGCGATGCTGACCTTGCACTTAAAAGGAGCAACTCTCCCGATGGTCGGACCAACCGCGATCATGCTTCCCCCGGGAATCCCGGGAGCGATCCTTCCGGACGACCTGCTGCCCTATCTCGGCCGAATACTCATGCTGGCTCCAGCTGCCGCGCTCGTGAATCCGGCAACAGATCCCCTTGCTTTCGTTCGCATCACCGGTACCGGCAACCCGTTCGTGGTGGCAGCAGGTGCAATCAATCCGGCAACATCGCCTGTCACTCCGGAGAACTACGATGCTCTGCAATGCAATGTTGTATCGTGTACGACGATCCCGCTCAGTAATGCGTCCTTCGTTCCGTTGGCATCAACCTTGGCAACTGCGGGATTCTATCAGGTCTCGCCTCCGCCGCAACCAACCAACAACCTGGACATCTCCTGGACTAGGTTCACCAACGTCACCGGGCTGGTGATCGGTCAGACAAAACTCGGTGATGAACTGGCGCTTCTTTACGACCCGGGTGAGATCGCTTGCAGCGTTTTCGCATCAATGCAAAATGCCGTCTGGAATGGAACGACATTTGCCTGA
- a CDS encoding type II toxin-antitoxin system VapC family toxin codes for MKFVLDNSVTMRWLFGDGSHEDREYSLHVLEHMKNGQAGALVPGLWALEMANVMARGEARSILDEARSSEFLSLLQRMDVTEDSRTFSQAFSHTLHLSRRYSLSSYDAAYLELALRLGLPLATLDRELREAQRHAGIPLF; via the coding sequence ATGAAATTTGTTCTCGACAATTCCGTCACGATGAGGTGGCTGTTCGGAGACGGTTCTCACGAAGACCGGGAGTATTCTCTTCATGTCCTCGAACACATGAAGAACGGACAAGCTGGAGCATTGGTTCCAGGCTTATGGGCATTGGAGATGGCCAACGTGATGGCGCGAGGGGAAGCCAGGTCGATCCTGGATGAAGCCCGAAGCTCAGAGTTTCTGAGCCTTCTCCAGCGAATGGATGTCACGGAAGATTCCCGGACGTTTTCGCAGGCGTTTTCACACACGCTCCATCTTTCTCGACGATATTCCCTGTCCTCTTATGACGCGGCCTATCTCGAGCTTGCACTTCGGCTCGGTCTTCCGTTGGCCACTCTCGACAGGGAACTGAGAGAAGCGCAGAGACACGCCGGCATCCCTCTGTTCTAG
- a CDS encoding metal-dependent hydrolase: MKHINHRIVSAGVAAIAGAGPVAILGAVAGSVLPDFDIPLGIPHRTITHWWPLYAIAFGAPWLATTNPILHQFFLWVAIGSVLHILEDSLTVGGVPLLNPFGKKFSFKVTRTGGILEYLISLGIVVAVVLLFLKDPYYSQSFKESTVMMMEHLRSLFRTIAP, from the coding sequence TTGAAACACATCAACCATAGAATTGTTTCCGCCGGCGTCGCCGCGATCGCCGGGGCCGGTCCTGTTGCCATCCTTGGTGCAGTGGCAGGATCCGTCTTGCCAGACTTCGACATCCCTCTCGGTATTCCCCACCGGACGATCACCCATTGGTGGCCGCTTTATGCGATCGCTTTCGGTGCTCCCTGGCTGGCCACAACAAATCCGATCCTGCACCAGTTTTTTCTCTGGGTCGCTATCGGCTCGGTGCTGCATATTCTGGAGGATTCCCTCACTGTTGGAGGCGTTCCACTGCTGAATCCGTTCGGGAAAAAATTTTCATTCAAGGTCACGCGGACCGGAGGCATACTCGAATACCTGATTTCTCTTGGTATTGTCGTTGCCGTCGTCCTGCTCTTTCTGAAAGATCCTTATTATAGCCAATCCTTCAAGGAAAGCACTGTCATGATGATGGAACATCTTCGATCACTGTTCCGGACCATAGCCCCATAA
- a CDS encoding metallophosphoesterase — MKINILSDIHLESYPLAEITFDGDTVSPNKFERLFPGIWDCDTLVLAGDIVTSPKMLADLVQHAPVPVVYVLGNHEYYGLRWENTAELYQSELGKTSMGITLSQRSLVLGDIHFIGATLWTDFNKNDPLVVFDAARRIADFRRIAGCTTEKMRERFLKDKAFLENELKENFFPKDRTVVVTHFAPSYLSQHRAFSPGGVGYYFVSDLEDLILRHQPALWIHGHTHDSCDYRIGSTRMVSCQPGYEWEARGRKNTPLSIVL; from the coding sequence GTGAAAATCAATATTCTTTCGGATATTCACTTGGAATCTTATCCTTTAGCTGAAATCACTTTTGATGGTGACACTGTTTCGCCAAACAAGTTCGAGCGTCTGTTCCCGGGCATTTGGGACTGCGACACGTTGGTGCTGGCCGGAGATATCGTCACGTCACCCAAAATGCTGGCTGATCTGGTTCAACATGCTCCAGTCCCTGTTGTTTATGTTTTAGGAAACCATGAATACTACGGCTTGAGATGGGAAAATACCGCAGAACTGTACCAGTCCGAACTGGGAAAAACATCCATGGGGATCACCCTTAGTCAACGATCCCTCGTTCTTGGCGATATCCATTTTATCGGCGCAACCCTCTGGACCGATTTTAACAAAAACGATCCGCTGGTTGTGTTTGATGCTGCCCGTAGAATTGCGGATTTCCGGCGGATTGCCGGGTGTACGACGGAAAAAATGCGGGAACGTTTTCTCAAGGACAAGGCGTTTTTGGAAAATGAACTCAAGGAGAACTTCTTCCCCAAAGATCGAACGGTGGTCGTCACACATTTCGCGCCGTCCTATCTGAGCCAGCATAGAGCATTTTCCCCAGGTGGCGTCGGGTATTACTTCGTCTCAGACCTGGAGGATCTTATTCTTCGCCATCAACCGGCATTGTGGATTCATGGGCACACGCATGATTCCTGTGATTACCGCATTGGAAGTACCCGCATGGTTTCGTGTCAGCCAGGCTATGAGTGGGAAGCCCGGGGGCGGAAAAACACGCCTCTCTCTATCGTGCTTTAG
- a CDS encoding DUF1778 domain-containing protein, protein MPASSSTARLEARISPDLHAMLKRVAELQGRTMTDFVVAAIQEAAQRAIEQSEVVRLSLADQECFAHALMSPPQPSKALKRAFIRRSKLLRSE, encoded by the coding sequence ATGCCTGCATCCAGTTCTACCGCTCGTCTCGAGGCCAGGATAAGTCCCGATCTACATGCGATGCTCAAGCGCGTTGCTGAACTTCAGGGACGTACAATGACCGATTTCGTTGTGGCCGCTATCCAGGAAGCCGCACAACGAGCCATCGAGCAGTCCGAAGTCGTCCGGCTTTCGCTGGCCGATCAGGAGTGTTTTGCCCATGCGTTGATGTCGCCGCCGCAACCATCCAAGGCCTTGAAACGCGCCTTCATCCGTCGCAGCAAGCTCTTGCGATCTGAATGA
- a CDS encoding type II toxin-antitoxin system Phd/YefM family antitoxin has product MNIHEAKRHLSRLLEQAVNGEEIVIVKSGKPVVKLVSFEEPCLRLGFLEGKSGFRTISTNRFPMNTRPVHRRQSFSCQGEMNLLLDTHTLPSPEQCSRSVYFY; this is encoded by the coding sequence GTGAACATTCACGAAGCCAAGAGACATCTTTCCAGACTTCTCGAACAGGCCGTCAATGGTGAGGAAATCGTCATCGTAAAATCTGGCAAACCGGTCGTGAAACTTGTTTCCTTCGAAGAGCCCTGTCTTCGACTGGGGTTCCTCGAAGGAAAGTCCGGATTCCGGACGATTTCGACAAACCGCTTCCCGATGAACACTCGCCCTGTTCACCGGAGACAATCCTTCTCCTGTCAAGGAGAGATGAACCTCCTTCTCGACACCCATACTCTCCCCTCACCCGAACAATGTTCCCGATCGGTATATTTTTATTGA
- a CDS encoding type II toxin-antitoxin system Phd/YefM family antitoxin — MEQLIKMGAYDAKTHFPELLRSVRNGKKFIITLRGVPVAELVPVGSLTRLDATRAAQEMEDFMKNHPPLQNVDIKALIEEGRS, encoded by the coding sequence ATGGAACAGCTCATAAAAATGGGAGCGTACGATGCCAAGACGCATTTTCCGGAACTCCTGAGAAGCGTCCGGAATGGGAAAAAGTTCATCATCACACTCCGGGGGGTTCCTGTGGCCGAGTTGGTTCCCGTGGGATCATTGACCCGGCTGGATGCGACAAGAGCCGCTCAGGAAATGGAAGATTTCATGAAAAATCATCCCCCTCTGCAGAATGTCGATATCAAAGCCCTGATCGAAGAGGGTCGCTCCTGA
- a CDS encoding HipA domain-containing protein, with product MAGNLSILLPGEQPGQRRYIRIPRSLILEWSENHSGKPLLLLAKDSRLSISGAQDKISLYLDSSGEFHLPVGDAPSTHILKPDIRHHAGVVHSSLNEAFVMKLAGKIGMDVPRTDYLPEIRSLLVKRYDRTWPEDPNGPIGRLKQDDLCQLSDVLSSRKYEAEGGLTLPQCFSLLRKHSTQPGPDTIRLIGWLAFNGSVGNMDGHAKNLSILTEKDGRVRLAPFYDLMSTNVYPEPSHKMAFKIGGENRPDRLMYRHWERFSDEMGIKSSLVFRTVKTVIRTVRKEIPSVKEELEALTLSEPERAFLDKLTRHIGKSATQSDLLQLTPESRNLEMDMGIRPGEDENDRGGRS from the coding sequence ATGGCCGGAAACCTTTCCATTCTCCTTCCCGGAGAACAGCCCGGCCAAAGACGGTACATCCGGATCCCCCGCTCCCTGATTCTGGAATGGAGCGAGAACCATTCAGGAAAACCGCTGCTCCTCCTGGCCAAGGATTCCCGCCTGTCGATCTCTGGGGCCCAGGACAAGATCTCCCTCTACCTCGACTCCTCCGGCGAGTTCCATCTTCCTGTCGGCGATGCCCCCTCCACCCACATCCTGAAACCGGATATCCGGCACCACGCGGGAGTGGTTCACTCCTCCCTCAATGAGGCATTCGTCATGAAACTTGCCGGAAAAATCGGCATGGACGTTCCCCGGACGGATTACCTCCCTGAAATACGATCTCTCCTTGTGAAGCGGTACGACAGGACATGGCCGGAGGACCCGAACGGCCCGATCGGAAGACTCAAACAGGACGATCTCTGCCAGCTCTCGGATGTCCTGTCAAGCAGGAAGTACGAAGCCGAAGGCGGGCTCACCCTTCCCCAGTGCTTTAGCCTGCTCCGAAAGCATTCGACACAACCGGGTCCGGACACGATCCGCCTCATCGGGTGGCTTGCCTTCAACGGATCCGTCGGAAACATGGACGGCCACGCCAAAAATCTGTCCATTCTCACCGAAAAGGATGGAAGGGTTCGCCTGGCTCCTTTTTACGACCTCATGTCGACGAATGTCTATCCGGAACCAAGCCATAAGATGGCCTTCAAAATCGGAGGAGAGAACCGTCCGGATCGGTTGATGTACCGCCACTGGGAAAGATTTTCCGATGAGATGGGGATCAAGAGTTCCCTGGTATTCCGGACGGTGAAGACCGTCATCAGAACCGTCCGGAAGGAGATCCCTTCCGTAAAGGAGGAGCTCGAAGCACTGACCCTCTCAGAACCCGAGAGGGCCTTTTTGGATAAACTGACCCGCCATATCGGGAAGAGCGCGACACAATCCGATCTTCTTCAGCTCACCCCGGAAAGCAGGAATCTTGAGATGGACATGGGGATTCGTCCTGGGGAGGACGAGAATGACCGTGGTGGACGGTCATGA
- a CDS encoding type II toxin-antitoxin system HigB family toxin, translated as MRIIAKATLRAFWIRHPDAEESLLAWYREAQKADWYRPEKIKEKYRSASFVGRNRVVFNIKGNKYRLVVKIKYEKQLVFVRFVGTHTDYDAINVEEV; from the coding sequence ATGCGAATCATAGCCAAAGCAACTTTGCGCGCATTTTGGATACGACATCCTGATGCCGAGGAATCTCTGTTGGCGTGGTATCGCGAAGCCCAAAAAGCGGATTGGTATCGCCCTGAGAAGATCAAAGAAAAGTACAGAAGCGCGAGTTTTGTGGGGAGAAACCGGGTCGTGTTTAATATCAAGGGCAATAAGTACAGGTTAGTGGTGAAAATTAAATACGAGAAGCAGCTTGTTTTTGTGCGGTTCGTTGGCACGCACACGGATTACGATGCCATAAACGTGGAGGAGGTGTGA